The region GGAAAGGCGGCGGAGATGAATTACGGCGCACGCCTCCGTAGACTGCCGGTGGGGGAGACGATACCCTGCGGGTGAGGTCCGATCGGGTGTCGGATCAATTTGCCTTTCTATTGGAACCGCCAAGATGGACCGCTCGGATAACGACGTGGCTGTGCGGACCACGCTGACCCCTCGGCAGGAGTCGGCCCCGCCAGCGGAATTGTTTCAAACGTTGCGGTTATCGATGTTGCCAGGCATCGGTCCACGAACCTTGCGTTTGTTGCTAGAACGCTTCGGAACACCCGCCGATGTCCTCGCCGCCTCGGGAGAACAATTGGCCACGGTGACCGGCGTGGGGCCGAAACTGATTCATCGGATCCGGACCGCCGATCATCACGTCGACGCGGCAAGGATTTTGGCTTGGTGTCAAAAACACGACGTCGATTTGCTGCTCGAAGCATCAGGAGCTTACCCGGCTTCGTTGCGTGATCTTCATGACGCGCCTCCCTTGTTGTTTTCGCGCGGCACGATCGAGTCGGCCGATCAGTTAGCCGTCGCGATTGTCGGGACACGTCATGCGACCAGCTACGGTACCCGCCAAGCGGATCGATTGGCATATGGATTGGCGAAGGCAGGTGTCACTGTCGTCTCGGGGCTAGCCCGAGGGATCGATGCGGCCGCACACGAAGGAGCTTTGTCTGCCGGCGGCAGGACTATCGCGGTGCTTGGAGGTGGACTGGGACAGATTTATCCTGCCGAACACGTCGGATTAGCCGATGCGATCGCGGCCGACGGAGCCGTGGTCAGCGAGTATCGCCCCGACGCCAAACCACGCGGGGGCATGTTCCCACAACGCAATCGATTGATCGCAGCGATGTCCTTGGCCACACTGGTGATCGAGGCGCCCGATCGCAGTGGCGCGCTAATCACCGCGCGGCTAGCTGGCGAGATCGGACGCGATGTCCTAGCACTTCCCGGACCGGTGACGAGTCGCGCTTCACGAGGCGTTAACCAATTGATCCGCGAAGGCGCGACCTTGGTACAAACGGTTGACGATATTCTGGAGGCGATCGGGCCAATGGGGCGCGGCATCGTGACCGAAGATGACCGGCAGGTGCGCAATCCCGCAGAGCTAAAGTTGAACGACTTGGAGCGTCAAGTCCTCGACGCGATCGAATCGGCGAGCACACCGATCGACCAAGTGATCGCTTCGAGCGGGCTGGCCGCTCACCAAGTGATGGCGACCATCAGCGTTCTAGAGATGCGAAAATTGATCCGCCGAATCAGCGGTCAGTACGTTTCAAGGATCTGAACGCGTTGCACCTGTGAATGTTGAGGAGCTTATCCCGTGGACTAGGCACCAAACATCCATAGGACGGTCCCGACTTCCTGTTCGGTTTCCAGCGTTTCGGTTTGGCGAAACGAGCATACCCGACGAGACGATGCATAGCGTTTACGGCTCGGAGATCCGAACGACAATGTCGTTCAGCTCTCCGAGCTGACAACGCGTTGCATTCAAGGCGTTGCACTCAAGATATTTTCAACCGAGGCAATGCACTAGCCGCGACGGATTTCGCTACCTTTGAAGAAGACGGCAATGCGATAAACTTTGATTTGTTCGCAGTAGATCTTGCCGGTCTCTAAATCAAAACGTTCGGGGATCGTGCGTCTGCGGATATCGATTACGGCGTGGTAACCGCGTTCGGAGAACACATCGATCAGCATTTGAAGTGCGAGCGGGTCTTCCAGGATCTCGTCTTCACTGCTGATTGTCGCCCGCCCGGAAATCGCATGCCGAAGGACGATTGGGATGAACTTCGATTCGATCAGTTTGACAATCCGGTGAAACGTTTCGGGATGATCGTACTCGTACGAATCTAGTCGTCGAACCAAATCACGTCGCGCATGCTGGACGATGTGACTTGCCAGCGGAATATCGCCGATGGTGTGAAACGTTCGTGGGTCAAGCTCGAGTGAACTTTGGTATTCCAACTCGTTCAAGATATTTTCTTGAACGATCACCAAATCGGCTTGGGCATTGATGAAGTGAAAGTGAAACAGTTGTTTCAGCGAAACCAACGCGTCGTATGTTTTCTCTTTAAAGACGCGGTAACGGTTGCGGGCAAGTTCTTCGTTAAAGTCGGTGGCGCGTTCTTCCCAAAGTTCGCCGATGCCCGAGCGAGAGACTTCCTCGTTGTGCGCGATCACTTGACGGCCACGCATCAATTGACGTCGAATGCTTTCTGATTCATCGACAAACAAGACCATGATATGAAACACCGGAGGCTTCATCTGTTCCAGGTGCGGGTTGTCGATCAATTCGCGGCGCAGTGCCTTCATGCGATCGTACAGCATCTTCAGGCATTCGACCTGAACCTTCGTTCGTGGGAAACCATCCAGGATGGCGCCGTTTTGAAATTGCGGTTCGAGCAATTTGTTGAAGATCAGCGAAACGACTTCGCGGTCACCGACCATGCCGCCTTGGGCCTTGATCCGTTGAGCTTCGGGGGTGCTAAGCAGTTCACTGACGACGATCGGTTGGGCCGAGATGTCGCGAACCTCACGGATGAAGTCCGTGTTGGTTCCTTTGCCCGCCCCGGGGGCCCCGCCCAGCAAAATCAACTCGGTGGGGAACCGTAAATTCAAATGCCCTCTTTCTGTTTCGAGCTGTTTCCAAACAGAATTGAAAATCAGCTGCGCGTCTTTGACTTCAAGGTCGTCGGGCGGCAACTGTTTGCGTTCAGGTTCAGGAGCTCGATTCACGGCAGATCAGCGGGTGGCATGAAGGATGGTGGGCAGTGAAACGGCTCGACACCCGAGCCCGTCTGAAATATCGGCGATTCTACTTGCCTCGGTGAGCAGCGCGAGTCACCGAGCAAAACAAATTCAATTGACGGAGGGCAGACCACCCTTAGCAGTAGCCTATTGATCGTCAGGTCGGTTGCGTCGAAAAGTCAACGAATTGCAGTGCGAAGTAGCACAAGTCGACTTGCATCGGCGGAGCGAAACGAACGCCCGGAATGGAAGGCGACTAGAAAACAAATCACGGCGTGGCTGGAAAAAACCTCGCGCCGCCGCGTGTGTCGATGATCGAACCCGAGGCAGATTGATCAGTAGGGAACGTCAATCGCATCACACAAAAATCGCATCAACGGGCGCGCTTGCTTGACACGTTCGACGACGAGATCGGGAAAGCTCGCGCTGGTGACTTCTGAAGTTGTAAAGGGTGCGATCGCGATGAAGTCTTTACGCCAAAGGTCTTCGATCAACGGGTGGTCTTTAGGATAGTCACGTGGCGCGGTTTTAAGACTTTCACCGACCAACTCGTAATGTTGTGCGAATGATTTTTGGTTGCGTGTTCGTTTCCAAGCTTTGGGGTCGGTATCGATCAACGCGCGGATCGCCGCCAAGGTCGGTCCGTCTGGACGCCAGCAGCCCGCCCCGATAAAGCACTCATCGGGATCGAAGTGCAAGTAGATGCCCGGTGCGTGAATGTCTTTCCCGGCTTGGTGGCGAAACGAAATGCCGACGTTGGTTTTGTAGGGTAGTTTGTCTTTGCTAAATCGAGTGTCGCGGTAGATTCGCATCACCGACCCGTTGTGAGCTTTGGGGACCACATGCAGCATCGGCGCGACCTTGTCGAGCGGTTTCTGCAATCGCGAAACGAGTTCAACCGCTGGGCCACGCACGTCAGTTTCGTAACGGTTTTTGTTCTCGGCGAACCAATCGCGGTCGTTGTGATCGCGAAGGTCCCGCAGGAACTTGAACAGCTTCTTATCGAGGATCAGTCCGCTCATTCGGTCGCCTGGATGATTAGGGGGTGGACGAGTGCTAGTGGGCGAATCGTCCTTGATCGGCCCCCTTCGTTAGCGACGCGTCGGCTGGACACCTTGCTGACGGGATTCATTGCCGGTGCCAGTTGTCGCTCGGCTGGACGTCGCTCGGCTCGCTTGGCGAATGACCGATCGGCGGTAGGTTTCTTTGACCACCGTTTCAAATTGGGCTCGAACCGAATCGTCGACCTGGGGGAGTTGCTCGACCATATCCAGCATCCCTTTCGGATTGGATTGGCAAGCCCCGGAAACCTGGCTAATAAAACTGGCCGTTTCGACAAAGTTATGGTCGGCGGACTTTCCGATCAAGCCGCTCAACGAACGGGCAATCAGATCTGCGCCCAAACTTTCGAATTTGACATAGCAATCGAGCGTTCCCATCACAGTTGTTTCGCCGTCGGCCGCGATCGCGTAAGAACTGCGAAACACGAAAAGTCCTTTTCCGACTATCGGTTTTTGCGTGAACTTGCCATCGTACATGCCCTCGGCATAGTAGACGTGCAGATTGCGATCACCATAAATCAAGTCAATCACGCAGGTGGTTCCGCTGCTGTCATCGGCTCGAAGTTGATACGGCCCGATCCGTTCGGCCTGGACATTGGTAATGCCCATCAGGTCCCACAGCCCAATGATAGCTTCCGGCTGACGGGTCAAAAAGAGAAACAGATCCTCGTCGCAGCGTATCGCCTGGGCGGGCAATCGCCGGCGAATCGTCGGCTTGTCGGTGATCGAGGCGATTCGTTGCCGAGCCTGGGGCGTTAACCGTTCGACCGGCAAAGCATCGATCAAGTCGTCGGCGTCGGCTATCTGCTCGTTCTTATCGGAACCGATCAGCGAACGAATTCCGAATAGCCCGCCGGATCGCTTGGTGTCATCCTCGGAATCTCCGCCGGCACGTCCTGAAGGGCTCCGCAAGCGGGGATTTTCGGCATGAATGGTCGTAGGCAACACGCAGCAAAACACCACGGCGGACAGCCAGGTTGCCCACCGAAGGTCTACAAAGCGACAGCGACGACCGAATTCGCTCGCCGAGGATTCGATATGCCCGGTCTTTTTTGCCACCAAAATCCCTAGAGTTCGGAGGGAATGCCGGACAGGTGTGGGCCGTAATAGTTTGCCCACACTGGGTTGCGTTGATGCGACCACGAGGCCGTTGCTGTCATTCGGGCAGCAAACGTCCGCGGATGTCCCAGACCCCAGGGTTAGGTTCGGCCAAAGCGGCGATCGGAGTTGAGTGATTTCGTCACCTCGGCACAGACCCCCACCGAGGGGCGAAAAAGTTCTGAGTTCGCCGCGAAATTGCTCAAGTCTGGCACCCTCGACACCTTTGATTGGGTCCTGAATAATTCAGGCCACCAAAGGAAGCACGAACTTTACACTCCAACTTGAACGAAAGATGGCCAAGAAAACCATTGACCAGATCGACGTCGCCGGAAAGACCGTCCTGATGCGGGTCGATTTCAACGTCCCCTTGGACGATTCACAAGCGATCACCGACGATCGCCGTATCCGGATGGCGTTGCCCAGCATCAAAAGTGTCATCGATCGCGGCGGCAAGCTGATCCTGATGAGCCACTTGGGACGCCCTAGCGGAGATCCGTCTGACGCAGAAAAGTTTTCGCTCGCCCCGGCCGCTAAGCGATTGGGCGAATTGCTGGGCAAAGGCGTCGCGTTCGCCACCGATACCGTCGGCGACGACGCGACTTCGAAAGCGTCCGCGATGACCGATGGCGATGTGCTGGTATTGGAGAATTTGCGATTCAGCGCCGGTGAGAAAAAGGGTGACGAAGCGTTCGCCGGAAAATTGGCCGCGTTTGCCGACGCTTACTGCAACGATGCCTTCGGGACTTGCCACCGCAAAGACGCATCGATGTACGCCGTTCCACTTGCGATGGAAGGCAAGCCTCGCGTCGTCGGACATTTGGTCGCTAAAGAAATCCAATACCTCAGCGATGCGATCGGCAACCCCAAGCGTCCCTTCGTGGCGATCCTCGGTGGTGCCAAGGTCAGCGACAAAATTAACGTGATCAATAACCTGCTGGGCATCTGTGACTCGGTTTTGATCGGCGGCGCGATGGCCTACACGTTCTCGCTGGCGCAAGGCGGATCGATCGGAAATAGCTTGGTCGAAAAAGACAAGGTTGACCTAGCCAAAGAATTGATTGAAAAGGGCGGCGATAAACTGGTCCTGCCCGTCGATACGCATTGCGGCGACGATTTCGGAGATCCGGCCGGGTGCAATAAAGAAGTCGTCGATGCCGGTGCGATCAAAGACGGTTTCGAAGGCATGGACATCGGTCCGGTCACGAGTGCGAAGTACGCCGAGATCCTCAAGTCGGCCAAGACGATCGTTTGGAACGGGCCGATGGGCGTGTTCGAAAAGCCGCCGTTTGATGCCGGGACCAAAGCCGTCGCACAGGCCGTTGCCGATAGCGACGCGATTAGCATTATCGGCGGTGGCGACAGTGCCGCCGCGGTTGATCAACTCGGGTTCGCCGATCAGGTTTCCCATGTCAGCACCGGCGGTGGGGCCAGCCTGGCAATGCTCGAAGGCCAAGCGTTCGCCGCGGTCGATTTACTCGACGAAGCCTAAAGCGATTGGGCCTAGTGCTTCGTCAACTTTTGATTTTAGGATTAGCCGCATGGCGTTAGCCACGGTTTCGGTGCAGTAACCGCGGCTAACGCTCGTCTGATGAGCCGAACCAGAACATTTGGTTTAGACGGAGCACTAGAGCGATTGGGCCTAAAGCGATTAGCTCGAGGCACCGTGATGACACGACCGCCTCGATCGATCATCCAAGGCCGGGCTTGCGACTGTTCGCAAGTTCGGCCCGTTTTTTATCTTAAGCTTTGAACCACCGAGAAAACGCGTCCCATGAGATTCACCGCCGAAGACCAGCGTTTGATCGAAAGTGAACGCCGCCAACGCCACTGGCAACGATGGGGGCCCTACCTGTCCGAACGGCAATGGGGCACCGTACGCGAAGACTATAGCGAAGACGGAAATTCAACCTGGGGGTACTTTCCCCACGATCATGCCCGCAGCCGCGCCTATCGTTGGGGTGAAGACGGCTTGTTGGGGATCACCGATCGCAAGGGACGATTGTGTTTCTCGGTGGCTCTCTGGAACGGACGTGATCCGATCCTAAAGGAACGCTTGTTCGGTGTGACCGGGCCGGAAGGCAATCATGGCGAAGACGTCAAAGAGTGCTATTACTATCTCGATAGCACGCCGACGCACAGCTACATGAAGGCGCTTTATAAGTATCCACAAGCGCGCTATCCCTACGAAGATTTGGTCGCCGAAAGCCGCTCGCGTTCACGCAACGATCCCGAGTTCGAACTTTGTGACACCGGGATTTTTGACGAATCACGCTACTTTGATATTCAAGCAGAATATGCCAAAGATGGCCCCAACGATTTACTGATCCGACTGACCGTGACCAATCGCGGCGCACAGCCCGCGGTGTTGCACTTGGTGCCCCAGCTTTTCTTTCGCAACACATGGACGTGGCAGTGCACCGATGAAGGGTGTCTCCAACGCCCGACGATGGAACAAGTTGGCCAGTCGGTCCTTGTCAAACATGAAACACTCGGTGAATTCTGGTTTAGTTGTGACATGATGGACAACCAAGAGGCGTGGTCTTGGCTGTTTACCGATAATGACACGAACCCCGAACGCCATCCCGGTTTGCCTTCGGAATCGAAGTACCACAAAGATGCGTTTCATGAATACGTCATCGAAGGCGACACGGGAACGGTCAACCCCGCTCGAACCGGGACGAAGTGCGCGCCCTACGGCGTGAACTTAATTCCCGGTGGTGAGTCTCGGGTGCTGAAGCTGCGGTTAAGCGGAGTTGACGAATCGATCGCCGCCGAAACGTGCGGCGGCCGTATCGAGCAATTCTTTGAATCGGCGTTTGGCGAAGGCTTTGACGAAACATTTCGTAGGCGGATCGAAGAATGCGACGAGTACTACAAGACCCGAATCCCCGATTCGATTCCCGAGTGTCGTCATGGTGTGATGCGTCAGGCGTACGCCGGGCTACTGTGGACGAAGCAGTTTTATCACTATGTCGTCAACACGTGGTTGGAAGGCGACCCGAACGGCATTTCGGTTTCTGAAAGTCGTCAGCATGGCCGAAATAGCGAATGGCGTCATCTGTTTAACCGCGATGTGATCTCGATGCCTGACAAATGGGA is a window of Roseiconus lacunae DNA encoding:
- a CDS encoding phosphoglycerate kinase, giving the protein MAKKTIDQIDVAGKTVLMRVDFNVPLDDSQAITDDRRIRMALPSIKSVIDRGGKLILMSHLGRPSGDPSDAEKFSLAPAAKRLGELLGKGVAFATDTVGDDATSKASAMTDGDVLVLENLRFSAGEKKGDEAFAGKLAAFADAYCNDAFGTCHRKDASMYAVPLAMEGKPRVVGHLVAKEIQYLSDAIGNPKRPFVAILGGAKVSDKINVINNLLGICDSVLIGGAMAYTFSLAQGGSIGNSLVEKDKVDLAKELIEKGGDKLVLPVDTHCGDDFGDPAGCNKEVVDAGAIKDGFEGMDIGPVTSAKYAEILKSAKTIVWNGPMGVFEKPPFDAGTKAVAQAVADSDAISIIGGGDSAAAVDQLGFADQVSHVSTGGGASLAMLEGQAFAAVDLLDEA
- a CDS encoding DUF2461 domain-containing protein, translated to MSGLILDKKLFKFLRDLRDHNDRDWFAENKNRYETDVRGPAVELVSRLQKPLDKVAPMLHVVPKAHNGSVMRIYRDTRFSKDKLPYKTNVGISFRHQAGKDIHAPGIYLHFDPDECFIGAGCWRPDGPTLAAIRALIDTDPKAWKRTRNQKSFAQHYELVGESLKTAPRDYPKDHPLIEDLWRKDFIAIAPFTTSEVTSASFPDLVVERVKQARPLMRFLCDAIDVPY
- the dprA gene encoding DNA-processing protein DprA; amino-acid sequence: MDRSDNDVAVRTTLTPRQESAPPAELFQTLRLSMLPGIGPRTLRLLLERFGTPADVLAASGEQLATVTGVGPKLIHRIRTADHHVDAARILAWCQKHDVDLLLEASGAYPASLRDLHDAPPLLFSRGTIESADQLAVAIVGTRHATSYGTRQADRLAYGLAKAGVTVVSGLARGIDAAAHEGALSAGGRTIAVLGGGLGQIYPAEHVGLADAIAADGAVVSEYRPDAKPRGGMFPQRNRLIAAMSLATLVIEAPDRSGALITARLAGEIGRDVLALPGPVTSRASRGVNQLIREGATLVQTVDDILEAIGPMGRGIVTEDDRQVRNPAELKLNDLERQVLDAIESASTPIDQVIASSGLAAHQVMATISVLEMRKLIRRISGQYVSRI
- a CDS encoding nucleoside monophosphate kinase, producing the protein MNRAPEPERKQLPPDDLEVKDAQLIFNSVWKQLETERGHLNLRFPTELILLGGAPGAGKGTNTDFIREVRDISAQPIVVSELLSTPEAQRIKAQGGMVGDREVVSLIFNKLLEPQFQNGAILDGFPRTKVQVECLKMLYDRMKALRRELIDNPHLEQMKPPVFHIMVLFVDESESIRRQLMRGRQVIAHNEEVSRSGIGELWEERATDFNEELARNRYRVFKEKTYDALVSLKQLFHFHFINAQADLVIVQENILNELEYQSSLELDPRTFHTIGDIPLASHIVQHARRDLVRRLDSYEYDHPETFHRIVKLIESKFIPIVLRHAISGRATISSEDEILEDPLALQMLIDVFSERGYHAVIDIRRRTIPERFDLETGKIYCEQIKVYRIAVFFKGSEIRRG